Within the Hippoglossus stenolepis isolate QCI-W04-F060 chromosome 2, HSTE1.2, whole genome shotgun sequence genome, the region ATGTGGGCcagtaaatattttcaaaagGACACGGCCATATTGTTTTTACACAATGGCTTGTCATGCTGTCAGATATCATGTCTAACATTGTTGCTGCCGCAGGTGGTGCTGGAGGAAAAGGTGTCTGGGGCCGATCTGGTGAAGTTTATGAGCTGGAGCAGGTGAATGCGAAAGACCCCAATTATGACGAAGCTCAGGTAACAACACCAGTGTCGAATGATCACATGTAAAATCCAGTGCGCAGGCGTCCATTAAACTCATCTCTCATTTGGATCTTATGTTACATGTTAAGGACTTTATGTTGTGTAGATGATAACATGTACTGTAAATAAATTTGATCCTAATGTACAGTTTCGATAATTTATGCAGTGGATACAATTAGAAAAATGTCATATTATTGTCGTATGGGAGACTaattgtgattgtgttttgacAGGAAAACTGTGTGTATGAGACTGTGGTCCCTCCACTGCAAGAGAGGGACTTTGAGAAGACTGTCGCCCCCATAGTGCAGGAGTACTTTGAACATGGGGACACAAATGAAGTGGCTGTAAGTGTCCCGACATCATGCCTGACTGACAGTGGATGTGCTTATGTGTCgcaacacatttttacaaagagCTGTAAAAAGTAACATTAAAAGACGGTGCACTTGCACGGACCTGTGACAAGTTAACGCTTCTCTCCATGTCCAGGAGCTACTTGCAGAACTGAACCTGGGGCCCATGTGCAGTGAGGTGCCCTCGTTGGCTGTGTCGCTGGCCCTGGAGGCCAAAGCCAGCCAACGGGAGCTCACCTCCAGGTTGTTGGCCGACTTATGTGGACCAGTTCTGTCACATGGCGACGTGGAAAACTCCTTCGACAAACTTCTCCGAGAGCTGCCCGACTTGGTCCTGGACACCCCCGGAGCCCCACATGTGAGTGGagatgagagtgtgtgtatgtgtgcacctgTAGCCCAGTTTCCAGCTTAATGAATGAAAGGGTGTTAAAGTTATCaatatagattttaaaatgaccTTAAATCATAAGTTGCTTTCAGAACTCCAGATAATAGTGAAAATTCTGGAGATTGAAAAGAACCTGTAAGAAACTTTTGTTTCCATCTAGAACATGTAGACAAACTGATCTGCAGAACCAAAAGACTCTTCACCTGAAAGTATAGTTTCTGTTTGTGGTGTTTGAGTTTtctacacagtgtgtgtgtgtgtgtgtgtgtgtgtgtgtgtgtgtgtgtgtgtgtgtgtgtgtgtgtgtgtgtgtgtgtgtgtgtgtgtgtgtgtgtgtgtgtgtgtgtgtgtgtgtgtgtgtgtgtgtgtgtgtgtgtgtgtgtgtgtgtgtgtgtgtgtgtgtgtgtgtgtgtcctaattttggttcaataccataattgtgaggacattttggctggtccttaCAAATTCcaagggctgtttgagggttaagacttggttttagggatAGAATTGGGctgggttaggcatttagttgtgatggttaaggttagagtaaggggCTAGGAAAGGCATTATACCGATGAgggtcctcacaactatagagagacaagtgtgtgtgtgtatttgagctcTTCCCTTTTCAGTCTGCACAGACATGAGATCTCTGGCCATTGTCTGCCTGTTCTCACAAAATGCAAGCTCAGCAAAGGAAGCTCAAAGGGTTATtggtcatcacacacacacacacacacacacacacacacaacccctcCTTTCACTGTCTCATTCAGTCTCACTGGTCATTTCTGTCCCACAGATAAAGGGGCATTATGACTCTGCCCTGCCCCCACCTACTTCGCTTCAccctttcactctctctgtttcccagacacacacacacactctctgctctctttctcctcttatGCCTGCCAGTCTAGTCAGAGCCACAGATCAGATGAGATGGAGCTGCTTGTTGTCTGTGCAGAAACAATGATCGGTGATGAGCGCAGGCTTTGTGGAGGCCAGAAGAGCAAAGCCAGCTCTTTAGTTTTCTCTAAATCATGCACTCAAACTACTGTAAACAAACTCGTGCACGTGCCCCTGAGGCCACGGCCTGTCGGGTCAGTATTTTCATGGCCTCTGgttttttcaaactgaaagagTTTCGTAACTTTGACCCTGTAATGTGTAAAAGCAGTGATGCAGCAAGTTTTTTGTcctaaaattaaacatttttaaagaaatgtttaaattaaattagtttaaATTAATGTCTCCTCATCACTGCTATTGTTTCCTGCTGCAAGAGTAGGCTGTTCCTCGAagtaatgaaagtaaaataatcattgttttgttaaatctgattttcacttttcataatATAGAAAATCTACACAAATTACcagatttcaaaaataaaaatgaaagcaaaaaaacatcaaacccTACAAACAACTTGTTGACTCCCAAACCCCCTCTGATTTCAGTGGACAGAACCACAGGTCTAATGAGAACACCGGTGGATGGAGTGTCTATCAAACTGTTCAGCACAATGTGGTGCTgtgtaatttgtttgttttacattttgttcctcttttgtgtttctcctccagttGGTGGGTCGGTTTATTGCTCGTGCTGTTAGCGACCAAATATTGTCCAAGGGCTACATTGAAGGTTACAAGGGCAAAGTTGACAGTGAATACACACGGTATGTGACTGTAAGCaaagctctgctgcttgtgATTAGAGTTTCCTGTCTTTTATGTTCTATCAtgaactttttttaaaaacatgtcacttcctgtgtcatgcTCCGTTTTtatgtcagggtgtgtgtgcaaGAGATTAGAATCACTGCTAATGATAAGAGGGGATTCAGTCAGTAATTATAAGTGGAAgcttactatatatatatatatagtactgAGTTGAATGTGAGATGAGGAACAATATCCACAACAAAGACGTCATTCATAGTAAAAAAGTCTGAGTGAGACGAAACAAgtacatattttagtttttactatAAAAAACTACTCTTTGAGACTTCAGTGAGGAAGGCATGACACAGCAGGAGAATCTTAACTGAACTTGCATGTAAATAAAAGTTAGTGTTGCAGTGTGACAACCTAAACCCCCAAATCAtgcctgttttttgttttttatctctcAGGGCGGCACTGGACCGGGCTGCCGTGCTGCTGAAGATGAGTATGGGTGGGCTTCGCATCGACAACCAGTGGGGGTCAGGTGGGGGCCAGAGACCTGTCACACAGCTCATCAAAGAGGTAAATAGTTTCTTGTAGATTAGACTCCtcttaataatgataatagtaatgTCCTCTGTTAGTAATTGTAAAATCCATCTGTTGTTTCTCCCAACAATTCCCAAAGATGTTTGTTGCCTAAAACTCTTTTTGTAGCtataagaaaatgaaacacCACAGGTTAATAATGGTCATTGAATCTCTCCTCATCCAGATGAACCTGCTGCTGAAGGAGTACATTCTGTCTGGAGACAGTAAGGAGGCTGAGAGATGCCTGAGGGATCTGGAGGTGCCACATTTCCACCATGAGTTTGTGTATGAGGTAAATACTGTGAGGCACTACAGGTGTACAGGATGGTAAAGAAGTAGAGTAAAACCTTTTTTCAACCTGAAAAATATGCTGTAGCCACTATAGAAAGCTGTTAGTGCTAATACAAGGCTGTAAATATGGCTGCCTCTTCCCTCAGGCTGTAGTGATGGTTCTGGAGTCCAAAGGAGAGAAGACTTCCAAAATGGTTCTGCAGCTACTGAAGTCACTCTCCGCTTCCTCCATCATCACTGTGGACCAAATGAGAAGGGTATGCTGCCACCTGGtgttcaaatgttttacttcaccatttgtttgtctttgagaTTGTTTCttatccatttttttttctttcacagggCTATGAAAGAATTTACATGGACATTGCTGAAATCAACATCGATGTCCCTCGTGCGTACTTCGTACTGGAGCAATTTGTGGATATGAGCCTCAGTATGGG harbors:
- the pdcd4b gene encoding programmed cell death protein 4b, giving the protein MAADCEAWLNANPVEAGDLSDSFLSGDEDNGGPAVSNKIASSEINGNWLLSSSNSIQEARLKAKAKRRLRKNSSRDSGRGDSLSDNGDVVRGSSAAPTSPKSKLLDRKSRLGKGRGLPKKGGAGGKGVWGRSGEVYELEQVNAKDPNYDEAQENCVYETVVPPLQERDFEKTVAPIVQEYFEHGDTNEVAELLAELNLGPMCSEVPSLAVSLALEAKASQRELTSRLLADLCGPVLSHGDVENSFDKLLRELPDLVLDTPGAPHLVGRFIARAVSDQILSKGYIEGYKGKVDSEYTRAALDRAAVLLKMSMGGLRIDNQWGSGGGQRPVTQLIKEMNLLLKEYILSGDSKEAERCLRDLEVPHFHHEFVYEAVVMVLESKGEKTSKMVLQLLKSLSASSIITVDQMRRGYERIYMDIAEINIDVPRAYFVLEQFVDMSLSMGVIDVKLRDLCPCRGRKRFVSEGDGGVVKLESY